A region of the Gambusia affinis linkage group LG11, SWU_Gaff_1.0, whole genome shotgun sequence genome:
GTTTGGAAAATGCCTATCGCCCCCTGCAGGTAGAGACTTGGTTTGGTTGGAATCGCATAACCGCATTTACCCAACTTTTGTTGGAAGATATGCGAAAGCAAACCTTGGGAAAATCCCACTAGTGCCACTGAAACTTACTTACGGTTCATGAGGCCCTTACAAGCATGCCAGGCATGAACAGAAATCTATTTGTTGTTCTTTGTTTGTAGTGACGAATTCAGCAAACAAAAGCAATGCTCAACTCAGGTAAGCCCAGGTTTCAGTTTCCACATCACAAAAACCTGTCcttatattttttaatggaCAACAAAAAGTGACTggccattttctttctttaggatcattttatttcagaatttcaCATTCATTTAGCTCAGTTCTTTTATTATGCAACAGATGTATTGGAGTTCTTTACATGGCCATTTATAATTCAAATGAAGTGGTGTAATATTCACGAGAGGCGCAGCAGGAACTTTGTCTACTAATATATATCttgaaaatgtgcataaaattaGCAAGAGTATATATGTCAGAATAAATCATGTCTATAATTGTGTAAACATTTGTGGTGGGAACTCCAATCACACTTTGGagctaaagtttaaaataatgtcaCAACCCTGAGGTAAATGGGAGGAAATCTTGtcaagaacaaacagaaaactaaagaatAAGGTTATAGCACTGATATGCTGGCTTCTTTGTGatactttgaataaaatgttaattttgataCAACTTGCTGGAAAATGCCATGGAATGTATTGTAAATGataatgaagcagaaaagaaatttATATACATTactataaacacaaataaaagataTAAGAAACTGCAAGATCTAAATTGATGACAAGAGCAcagaaaatatgataaaatggTTATATTGAGAGTCTGAGTAAAAGGTTGAGAGCAGGACTTTATTAATACCATTTGAAGAGGTATAACTCAAAAGGGATTCCCACAAAAGAACGGATAAACCTGATTCTTCAAAACTCAAGATCTGATTTAAAATTGTAAACTACcagtgagacaaaaaaaaaccaaaacaaaacaaaaaataatccagCGTCTCTTAGGAATTGTCTTTGGTAATCACTCCAATTTCGGGTGGGGGTTTCTTAGGGACAGGGAAGACCACCCTCTTTCGGAGAGAGAAGGCTGGTTGAGGCATTTGCTTTCTCCTCCGACTAACATCGGTCATCCCGCTAACATCGGCGTTCACTTTTGTGAGAATGGAGACAAGGTCAACCTCCCTGGGAAAACATGAGATTTTTCAGTtagatttaaaaagcaaaagtactCAAAGAACAGCTTGGGTCAGAGTTATTACTGTATGTGGTTATCACCGTTAATGATAATTCAATTGAACAAGTAACACGTTTTATTTTCTAGAGactttacaaatgaaaacagaaataagcacTTTATGTCGCTGTGTGTAGTAAACTATGATTCTCTCTTCtgaatcaaattaataaaataaattaacttttaaattaCAATCATATTTTTGAGATCCACTTGCAAGTGAGTTCTCTCCACCGCTAAATCAGTAGCAGCAGATGTCAATATGCATCACTAACCGTGGCACAAACTTGATGAGGTTTTTGCACAACGACTGGATATACCAGGTGCCACAGAATTTATCTCTGAAGGAGGCATGATCAGGAACCGTGGACATCCCCACCAGCAAGTCAGCTATGACTGGGCTCCTCAGATCTGCAACTTTCGCATCAGCAGAAATTCGGGTTGTTTCGTCTTCGTCTTCAACGCCGTCTGCTTGGACTGGAAACTGTTCTTTGCTGCCTTGACAGGCCTGGATGAAAAGCATCTTGGGTTTTTCTATTAAAGACGGGCAGTTCTCTCCATCTATGCGCTCTATCAGCAATTTGATCTCAACAAGTTTGCCATCTACACCATACACTCTACCCTCCAAGCCATGACTGAGAATACAGCACACCAGGCTGTCGTACTGGCTGTGGTCCCGTTGGCCGATGCGGTAAAACAAACGTTTTATTTTATCCGCATTACAGTCTACGTGTATGTCCACCTCATAGCCCAACCATTCAAATACTGCTTTCAGAGCATCTGGAAGGAATAGAAATAGATGAAAATGGTTGTAAATACAGTGATTACTCCCAGagtctggggggaaaaaaaacacacacacacaagggaTTTCATTAGAAGGTAATCACACATAATCTTACCTCTGTCAACCTTGGTTCCCTCTcgattttttaatgtttttggtaaatgtttgtGCGATTCAGAGAAATTAAAGTTGTCCACTATCAAACAGATCCCTCTCTGCCCAGTCATTGGATAATCACACAGAACCTACAAGGAGAAATccacaaagaataaaaactaaattcaagtCACTTTACAGtataacattttacatttgacaaataaaaaacaaatggaatCAAATTACAGAACTACAAACAGATatgcaacacattttttctcactgtctgaagtttaATCAGATCAAACATCTATTGTTTTAGGAAATTATGAATTgcctaaattatttatattagtaAAATTTCACAATAATGTCAAAAAGAGTAGGTGAGAGACTTATTtcttaatgtcttcaaaatcacAAGTTTCCATGCATTTCACCAACATTTGGTAGCCCTCCATTTGAACGGGATGACTTAATCAATTTTTTGGGGGTTTCCATACTTCAGTTAGAATGGTACAAACATCCCCATTTTTCCTTCAAATGCAACAGTTGTCATTTTGGCCAACAGGTTCCACTTTAGTTTTATCAGAATACAggacatgtctccaaaaataaaaatatttgatcctATCTGCAGTGCAAAtcttacttttttatgtttcttttagaGTAATGTCTTCCTTATAATGACACTATTTTACCAGCTTCAATCAGCATCTACACAACATCTTTGGCTTTTGTTCTGGAGTTGATCTGTGCACTTTGGGTCAAAACACTTTCTTCTCTGGCACACAGCACCCATCTCCTTCCTGAGCGTTATGATGGTTGGATATTTCCATCACGTCTCTACTTCCACATAACAGTTTGAATTAGGGGAGTATCAAAAAATTGGCTGGCCAACCAACAACCAACCAATAATCATGAGAAACCGCTCTCatctaaaagataaaaaaatataaaacatttaaaaaaaaatcagccacaCTCCATTTGCTCTCCAGTGAAAGAGCGCTGACTGGCATACCCTCCCATCAGGTCTTGTCTGCACGTGTGGTTAGCAGTAGTCAGTCACCCAATTGTTGCCAACTTAGCAActtctcagacaaaaaaataaataaatgtttatcagCCAAAATGGCAatgtcaggctttttaaagattggtaattGGCCATAAAACTCCAATCGCTGCACCCCTAATTTGATCAGATAAATGCAGTATCTTCGAGCATCCGGAAATTTGATCCCAAAGGTGAGCCAGACTGGTGCAGCTCTACAATTCTCTTCCTGATATCTTgactcatttattttaactttccCATCGTGCCAAACAATAAAGCAGTGTGTTCAAGGTATTTccttaaaatacatccacaggGATGCCTCCTCTCAGTTAAACaaatcagaaatttccaaagTCATTACCTCATCATCTGGTCTTTcactcattttttttaagaaatagtAATTATTCTGAATGGTAACTTGTGATTTTGaagactttaataaataaatctctgacatTTTGCTTCTCTAATTGCGGCATTcagccaataaaaataattttggccATTCTAACTGACCAACAATCAGAGAAGTGAAAAAATGCGTATTCTCATGTGGTGTATGTAAACCTCTGTAAGAAGGAAGGGAGGAAGCCAAAGAATGAtggaaggagaaagagaaaggaagtaaggaaaataacattttagacTGTAGGACAGGAAATATAATTGTAAACTTGGAAAATACTTGAACCAAATTTCAGCCTTTTCCAGATTGATTAGGACCCTGTTCACTTGAGCATTTATTTTAGGAGgtaaagaaagaataaatgtaCATACATCATCATTTTCCTGAGACTCTGGGTTGTTCTTTTCTGGTTTCACTGTATCCAAGGAAGCCATTTCCccttttgtaaaagaaaaaaaaagtgtggaacAGAAGTAAATGTTAATAAAGACGGTTAAAAATGGTCTTCTACCTTGGCTAATATCTAGGATATAGATGTAGATAAGATTGATGAGAGTTCAggaaaactaattaaaatgcatcagtTTTAATAAAGTAGAACTGGAAAAActcattatataaaaaaatgaataaaataaataaataaatagatagatagataccaTTTGGGGAgttggatggattgatggaaggctgctgaaaaattacattgaaataaaattcaatgaattaaagaaaaacttatatatatatatatatatacacatttattgTCTAGTAACTAAGAAGCTTTCTGGTAACTTACCGAAGGAAGTCGTGGAgcttaaagagaaagaaaggtttataatcaaaataagaaggttaaaaaaaaaaaggtaaaattgcCATGTGAAATAAGTTAGCAAGAGCCCTGCTGCCTTTTgtcttagaaaaaaatgaattatctAATTTTTTGTTGACTAAAGTGTCACAAAATGATTAAGTAATAGcaacaatttagaaaataaaccagTTGATAAGATTACTTACTCTTATCTCCCTGGAAGTCAGTCCGGTAGGAAGGTTTGGGGGTCTTACAAATggaaaagaatttttttttttttttgtaaagacagCCAAGTGTCATAATTCTGGAGCGTAGCAAAAGAACAGATGTCTAATCTTAAATAGATGATTTACCTGGCTTGGTTTAACAGTCAAAGGTGACGACTCTGGCTGCcaaatttctgaaagaaaacaaaataatcttgtTTTGGGAACTGAAGCAAGATTTTGATGGTGTAAGAATATTTACAGATGCGTTTTTCATTTAATGAGGTCCAACTTCTCTTTCCCCTCCTCTATAAAAGTGCAATCTAGTAAATATCTCTTCTTTAGGCTCGATGAATGTGTGTATTGTCACATTCGTCATGACAGAGGGTTTAACAAGTGTTTGTGCAGTCCTTAAACTTTGCATGCATAACAAACGCCCTACATTATTTAAAGAATGGGATATTTAAAGTACTAATGCGTGGTGTTTGAAATAGAAGGTCATGTTCCTCATTTGGTTGATATCTATGATTATATAGGGTTACCTTTCCTAAAGAGACGAATCTCTTCATTCAGCACAGGACACACTGACGTAAATATGGTCTCCAGATATTCAAGACTAGAATCATTTATGAGGCCCATTTGCTCCATCTCCAGGAAGACTCCCAGTGTAGTCTGCAGAGTAAAGAAGGCTTATAGTTAAACTTGCAGTGTAGCGCTAATGTTTCAAAAATTTCAGGTTTCATGAACATCCGTGTAGATATTTCTTCCAACAAGCCTTCAAAGGTTAAAATGGAGAAGATGAGAATAAAAGAAGACAGCCTCTGCTGCAGATGAACCTCATCAAGGAGTGAAAAACATCCAATACTTGACACAgcaagaacaaaagaagaatcACTCAACCTTTTGCTCAAGTCTTTTTCGTGGAATCCTGTCCTTTAGCAGGAACTTCATCTGTCCGAGCTCCTCCTCAGTAATTTGTTCTGACAGGCGATACAGCATCTTCCTGAAGCAAGTGTGATTGTGCGAGATCGAAGAAAAGgttcaacatttttcaataataCACATTCTTGATTAAAATCTTCAGACTGAGAAAAAACTTATTCTTGGCTCTTATCTTCTGGTGGAAATAGCTAAAAATTAGAGAACTGTTTGGAAAcacaaaagcaatttaaaaacaccaacttcagcagttttttttgtagacattttcaggcaaaaatatttccacaaaaaatgacaacagtGTGAGGAATCTTCTTTTTGACAATTGGTTACAACTgtgcgttttgtttttgttatttcattgaTATTACTGTGAATGTCACACTAAAGGAAacttaaataaacttaaaacaagaattattattctttaatttaaagACCTCATTTTGCATAATAAGTAATACAAAAGTAAgccattttatttcaaagagaaatgtaaagtttgtggattttttgtttatgtcattttctgtccaggagcccaaaaatatttttcaattcaaaactcAAAAGGTTTCCAAAACTCTAATGTgaatgatttttcatttatttcagaacaaaaggaaaaagttcagttttacaAATCCTAAACACAACGGTAAGCCTGACTGCTGATCCAGCAGCATAGCAATGGGTAATTTTTTAATCCTCTTATTGTTTTGATAGTTAAATCAATctctgatttaaaatgtataaaacaactTGTATTACTTAAATCTAGACGGAACTACTCTAAACTAAACACAGATCGTTTCCAGCACAGTTTGGGAATTTGATGAATCCCCCTAAAAAACGTTTGGTGATGAATAGCAAAGGAAGGTTAACAAAACACTTCCTCTTACAACCCCGCAAGATGAAAGGTTGCAAGGTTCTTGCAACCCTTGCAACAGTTGCAAGGTTTTCACCAGATGAAAACTCCGTCTTCACCAGATGATTGCCATCAA
Encoded here:
- the casp10 gene encoding caspase-8 isoform X2; amino-acid sequence: MEMDFQKALLEVDKSLSIDEVEALSFLCTDILRRKSVSLVGASNLFSLLMKEDHLSAGNPQLLVELLLTIQRPVILQNIKLSLSSPSTLISPYRKMLYRLSEQITEEELGQMKFLLKDRIPRKRLEQKTTLGVFLEMEQMGLINDSSLEYLETIFTSVCPVLNEEIRLFRKEIWQPESSPLTVKPSQTPKPSYRTDFQGDKTPRLPSPSINPSNSPNGEMASLDTVKPEKNNPESQENDDVLCDYPMTGQRGICLIVDNFNFSESHKHLPKTLKNREGTKVDRDALKAVFEWLGYEVDIHVDCNADKIKRLFYRIGQRDHSQYDSLVCCILSHGLEGRVYGVDGKLVEIKLLIERIDGENCPSLIEKPKMLFIQACQGSKEQFPVQADGVEDEDETTRISADAKVADLRSPVIADLLVGMSTVPDHASFRDKFCGTWYIQSLCKNLIKFVPREVDLVSILTKVNADVSGMTDVSRRRKQMPQPAFSLRKRVVFPVPKKPPPEIGVITKDNS
- the casp10 gene encoding caspase-8 isoform X1, whose product is MEMDFQKALLEVDKSLSIDEVEALSFLCTDILRRKSVSLVGASNLFSLLMKEDHLSAGNPQLLVELLLTIQRPVILQNIKLSLSSPSTLISPYRKMLYRLSEQITEEELGQMKFLLKDRIPRKRLEQKTTLGVFLEMEQMGLINDSSLEYLETIFTSVCPVLNEEIRLFRKEIWQPESSPLTVKPSQTPKPSYRTDFQGDKTPRLPSQPSINPSNSPNGEMASLDTVKPEKNNPESQENDDVLCDYPMTGQRGICLIVDNFNFSESHKHLPKTLKNREGTKVDRDALKAVFEWLGYEVDIHVDCNADKIKRLFYRIGQRDHSQYDSLVCCILSHGLEGRVYGVDGKLVEIKLLIERIDGENCPSLIEKPKMLFIQACQGSKEQFPVQADGVEDEDETTRISADAKVADLRSPVIADLLVGMSTVPDHASFRDKFCGTWYIQSLCKNLIKFVPREVDLVSILTKVNADVSGMTDVSRRRKQMPQPAFSLRKRVVFPVPKKPPPEIGVITKDNS